The Aneurinibacillus sp. REN35 genome window below encodes:
- a CDS encoding GNAT family N-acetyltransferase: MSSRIKNNKFKEMDVISKQIEERQIQINIWEDKDLDLLVKLNAPEMMEHLGGSESNEQVLKRHKRYLELGEKGKVFSITLSPDFEAVGSVVYWQSTWNNECVYEIGWSILPEFQGKGIATHAVKLAINEAIKEGKYQYIHAFPSVENSASNAICRKLNFSLISDCEFEYPPGNFMHCNNWRLEINKS; this comes from the coding sequence ATGAGTAGTAGGATAAAGAATAATAAATTTAAGGAGATGGACGTTATTTCAAAACAAATTGAAGAACGACAAATACAAATTAACATTTGGGAAGACAAAGACCTTGATCTACTTGTTAAATTAAACGCACCAGAAATGATGGAACATCTCGGAGGGTCTGAAAGTAATGAACAGGTTCTAAAGCGTCATAAAAGGTATCTTGAACTTGGTGAAAAGGGAAAAGTATTTAGCATTACCCTAAGTCCTGATTTTGAAGCGGTTGGTTCAGTTGTATATTGGCAATCAACTTGGAATAATGAATGTGTTTATGAAATTGGATGGAGCATACTACCAGAATTTCAGGGGAAAGGGATAGCAACACACGCCGTTAAACTAGCAATTAATGAAGCAATTAAGGAAGGGAAATACCAATACATACACGCTTTCCCTTCGGTTGAAAATTCTGCTTCAAATGCCATTTGTCGAAAGCTCAACTTTTCATTAATATCAGATTGCGAATTTGAGTACCCACCAGGTAATTTCATGCATTGTAACAATTGGCGTTTGGAAATAAATAAATCATAA